The following are from one region of the Mesorhizobium sp. B2-8-5 genome:
- the ccmE gene encoding cytochrome c maturation protein CcmE, with product MTRKQKRLSVIVAGLAFLGAAAGLTFYALGQKASYFYMPADLATASLPPGQRIRLGGLVEKGTVVRGQGATVAFSVTDKQKSVKVTYTGILPDLFREDQGVITEGAFGPDGVFVADSVLAKHDERYMPKEVADGLKAKGVWQESTN from the coding sequence ATGACGCGCAAGCAGAAGCGATTGTCGGTGATCGTGGCGGGGCTGGCTTTCCTCGGCGCCGCTGCCGGCCTCACCTTCTATGCGCTTGGACAGAAGGCCTCCTATTTCTACATGCCGGCCGATCTCGCCACGGCGAGTTTGCCGCCCGGGCAACGCATCCGGCTCGGCGGTCTCGTCGAGAAGGGCACCGTCGTGCGCGGCCAGGGCGCCACCGTCGCCTTCTCGGTCACCGACAAGCAGAAATCGGTCAAGGTCACCTATACCGGCATCCTGCCCGACCTGTTCCGCGAGGATCAGGGCGTGATAACCGAGGGCGCTTTCGGCCCGGATGGCGTGTTCGTCGCCGACAGCGTTTTGGCCAAGCATGACGAGCGTTACATGCCCAAGGAAGTCGCCGACGGTCTGAAGGCCAAGGGCGTCTGGCAAGAAAGCACAAATTGA
- a CDS encoding trimethylamine methyltransferase family protein: protein MIDEAARDLRRERRRGRTGEAGSESSRHPNYRSLKNPFLPQPIFSDDQVAAIHATALRVLEELGIKVLLPEARAIYARAGALVDEDSQMVRIGRDMVEAALAAAPRAIPALGGDRSRDLMLELGSMTFLAGSGAPNVTDLERGRRPGTLQAFEEFIKLIQHFDVLHMLGPCVEPQDVDTRFRHYATGRAQLTLSDKVPFVFARGTPQAEDSFEMIRLARGLSEDEFAGSAHSYTVINTNSPRQLDIPMAQGIIDFARAGQISIITPFCLAGAMAPITVAGALALQHAEALAGLTLAQIARPGAPVVYGSFSSNVDMKSGAPAFGTPEHVKATLGAGQLARFTGLPWRSGGGSAANISDAQAAHETQFALWGSVLAGATVCIHAAGWLEGGLSVSLEKLITDIEALQTVAELCAKTPGDEDAIGFEAIAEVQPGGHFFSAAHTMTRYRTAFYEPLVADWSNFGNWTQAGGKTATERATGIWKRILSDFQPPASAAATAGVLDEFIAKRTEEGGAAPVS from the coding sequence ATGATTGACGAGGCCGCACGTGATCTCAGGCGCGAGCGCCGGCGGGGACGCACCGGCGAGGCAGGCAGCGAGTCTAGCCGGCATCCGAATTATCGGTCGCTGAAGAACCCCTTCCTGCCGCAGCCGATCTTTTCCGACGACCAGGTCGCCGCGATCCACGCTACCGCGCTGCGCGTGCTGGAGGAGCTCGGCATCAAGGTGCTGCTGCCCGAGGCCCGCGCCATCTACGCCAGGGCCGGCGCATTGGTCGACGAAGACAGCCAGATGGTCAGGATCGGCCGCGACATGGTCGAGGCAGCACTTGCCGCGGCGCCGCGCGCGATTCCCGCCCTTGGCGGCGACCGCTCGCGGGATCTGATGCTCGAGCTCGGCTCGATGACCTTCCTGGCCGGCTCCGGCGCCCCGAACGTCACCGATCTTGAGCGCGGCCGACGGCCGGGCACGCTCCAGGCCTTCGAGGAATTCATCAAGCTGATCCAGCATTTCGACGTGCTGCATATGCTCGGCCCCTGCGTCGAGCCGCAGGACGTCGACACGCGCTTTCGCCACTATGCCACCGGCCGGGCGCAACTGACGCTGTCCGACAAGGTGCCCTTCGTCTTTGCCCGCGGCACGCCGCAGGCCGAGGACAGTTTCGAGATGATCCGGCTGGCGCGCGGCCTGTCCGAAGACGAGTTTGCCGGCAGCGCCCATAGCTACACGGTCATCAACACCAACTCGCCGCGCCAGCTCGACATTCCGATGGCGCAGGGCATCATCGACTTCGCCCGCGCCGGCCAGATATCGATCATCACGCCCTTTTGCCTGGCGGGCGCCATGGCGCCGATCACGGTCGCGGGCGCGCTGGCGCTGCAGCATGCCGAGGCGCTGGCGGGCCTGACGCTCGCCCAGATCGCGCGCCCAGGCGCGCCTGTGGTCTATGGTTCCTTCTCCTCCAATGTCGACATGAAGTCGGGCGCGCCGGCCTTCGGCACGCCGGAGCATGTCAAGGCTACGCTCGGCGCGGGCCAGCTTGCGCGTTTCACCGGCCTGCCATGGCGATCCGGCGGCGGCAGCGCCGCCAATATCTCCGACGCGCAGGCAGCGCACGAGACGCAGTTCGCGCTGTGGGGCTCGGTGCTGGCCGGCGCGACCGTCTGCATCCATGCCGCCGGCTGGCTGGAAGGCGGTTTGAGCGTTTCCCTCGAGAAGCTGATCACCGACATCGAAGCCTTGCAGACGGTCGCAGAGCTTTGCGCGAAGACCCCGGGCGACGAGGATGCGATCGGCTTCGAGGCCATCGCCGAAGTGCAGCCCGGCGGGCATTTCTTCTCGGCGGCGCATACCATGACGCGCTACCGCACCGCCTTCTATGAGCCGCTGGTGGCCGACTGGTCGAATTTCGGCAATTGGACGCAAGCCGGCGGCAAGACCGCCACGGAGCGCGCGACCGGCATCTGGAAGCGGATTCTTTCCGATTTCCAGCCGCCGGCCTCCGCTGCCGCCACCGCGGGCGTGCTCGACGAGTTCATTGCCAAGCGCACCGAGGAAGGCGGCGCGGCTCCGGTCTCATGA
- the ccmI gene encoding c-type cytochrome biogenesis protein CcmI — translation MLFWVIAAILTLGASLAVLLPLTGGMKGASPAGDHDLEVYRDQLSELDRDMARGLIQPGEAEEARAEIGRRILRLGAALQPGAATPRPARGARWVASVAVLAVPLLSWGLYGMLGSPDLPSQPLAERLAKNPADSSVDELVARAEAHLAANPSDGKGWDVLAPIYLRLQRFPDAVTAYRNAIRLDGDSAVRQSGLGEAIANAAGGIVSADAQSAFEAALKLDPANAKANFYLGVGLAQEGRKAEAVTAWQKMLGQLAPDSPWRNAVQQALAEAGEPAVAKAAPANGPDAQQVEAAQQMSPQDRQAMIETMVAGLDDKLKQNPRDEEGWMRLIRSYVVLGKADQARAALGRAVAAFGADSEQARKFTAFAASLGVTATE, via the coding sequence ATGCTGTTCTGGGTCATAGCCGCAATCCTCACGCTGGGCGCCAGCCTGGCGGTGCTGTTGCCGCTCACCGGCGGCATGAAGGGCGCGTCGCCGGCCGGCGATCATGATCTCGAAGTCTATCGCGACCAGCTTTCCGAGCTCGACCGCGACATGGCGCGCGGCCTGATCCAGCCGGGCGAGGCCGAGGAGGCGCGTGCCGAGATCGGCCGCCGCATCCTGCGTCTGGGCGCGGCTTTGCAGCCGGGCGCGGCGACGCCCAGGCCCGCGCGCGGCGCCAGATGGGTCGCCAGCGTGGCCGTGCTTGCGGTTCCCCTGTTGAGTTGGGGGCTCTACGGTATGCTCGGTTCTCCCGATCTGCCCTCGCAGCCGCTGGCCGAACGTTTGGCCAAGAACCCGGCCGATTCCTCGGTCGACGAACTGGTCGCCCGCGCCGAAGCCCATCTCGCCGCCAATCCGTCGGACGGCAAGGGCTGGGATGTGCTGGCGCCGATCTATCTTCGGCTGCAGCGCTTTCCTGACGCCGTGACCGCTTATCGCAACGCCATCCGCCTCGACGGCGACAGCGCCGTGCGCCAGTCGGGTCTCGGCGAGGCGATCGCCAATGCTGCCGGCGGCATCGTTTCGGCCGATGCCCAAAGCGCCTTCGAGGCAGCCCTGAAGCTCGATCCGGCCAACGCCAAGGCGAATTTCTACTTGGGCGTTGGCCTCGCCCAGGAAGGCAGGAAGGCCGAGGCCGTCACCGCCTGGCAAAAGATGCTCGGCCAGCTCGCGCCGGATTCGCCCTGGCGCAACGCCGTTCAGCAGGCGCTTGCCGAGGCGGGCGAGCCGGCTGTCGCCAAGGCCGCGCCGGCCAACGGCCCGGATGCGCAGCAGGTGGAAGCCGCGCAACAGATGTCGCCGCAGGACCGGCAGGCGATGATCGAGACCATGGTCGCCGGGTTGGACGACAAATTGAAGCAGAATCCCCGTGACGAGGAAGGATGGATGCGGCTCATCCGTTCCTATGTCGTGCTTGGCAAGGCCGATCAGGCGCGGGCCGCGCTCGGCCGCGCTGTCGCCGCCTTCGGGGCGGACAGTGAACAGGCCAGGAAATTCACCGCCTTCGCCGCCTCGCTCGGCGTAACGGCGACGGAGTAA
- a CDS encoding DUF3168 domain-containing protein — protein MTAPGDLMQALFLRLKTDASLSALLGGAGLLEQANDKAAFPHVTYGRTSAFDLDTGADNDGDQLITLHVWSKAQGEAETRLIMDSIKARLDGAALSIGSRGQTRLSLEFAEARYDEDLAVHHGLLRFHALTQEDA, from the coding sequence ATGACGGCGCCTGGCGATCTGATGCAGGCCTTGTTCCTGAGGCTTAAGACCGATGCGTCGCTATCGGCGCTTCTCGGCGGCGCTGGCCTGCTCGAACAGGCGAACGACAAGGCCGCCTTTCCACACGTGACCTACGGCCGTACCAGTGCCTTCGACCTGGACACCGGCGCCGACAACGATGGCGACCAACTCATCACCTTGCACGTCTGGTCGAAGGCTCAAGGCGAGGCCGAGACGCGCCTCATCATGGACAGCATCAAGGCGCGCCTCGATGGCGCAGCACTTTCCATCGGCTCGCGCGGTCAGACGCGCCTGTCGCTGGAATTCGCCGAGGCGCGCTATGACGAGGACCTTGCGGTCCATCATGGATTGCTGCGCTTCCACGCCTTGACGCAGGAAGACGCCTGA
- a CDS encoding ester cyclase yields the protein MTREDIADLYRGYIACLNDQEWDNLGRFVGDEVQYNGETIGLSGYRRMLEGDFEAIPDLRFNIELLISEPPRVAARLHFDCRPKGVLFGLPVHGRRVSFAENVFYEFHDRRIREVWSVIDKAAIQAQL from the coding sequence ATGACGCGCGAGGATATTGCCGATCTCTATCGGGGCTACATCGCCTGCCTGAACGACCAGGAGTGGGACAATCTCGGCCGCTTCGTCGGCGACGAGGTGCAGTACAATGGCGAGACGATCGGGCTTTCGGGTTATCGCCGTATGCTGGAAGGCGATTTCGAGGCCATTCCCGACCTGCGCTTCAACATCGAACTCCTGATTTCGGAGCCGCCGCGCGTGGCGGCGCGACTGCATTTCGACTGCCGGCCCAAGGGCGTGCTGTTCGGCCTGCCGGTGCACGGCAGGCGGGTTTCCTTCGCCGAGAACGTCTTCTACGAATTCCACGACCGACGGATTCGCGAGGTCTGGTCGGTCATCGACAAGGCCGCCATCCAGGCGCAGCTCTGA
- a CDS encoding response regulator transcription factor, whose protein sequence is MRVLVVEDDKDLNRQLADALVDAGYVVDRAYDGEEGHFLGETEPYDAVVLDIGLPQMDGISVVERWRRGDRKMPVLILTARDRWSDKVAGIDAGADDYVTKPFHIEEVLARVRALIRRAAGHASSELTCGPLRLDTKASKADVNGVPLKLTSHEFRLLAYLMHHMGEVVSRTELVEHLYDQDFDRDSNTIEVFVGRLRKKMGIDMIETVRGMGYRMREPEA, encoded by the coding sequence ATGCGCGTGCTCGTCGTCGAGGATGACAAGGATCTCAACCGGCAGCTGGCCGACGCGCTGGTCGACGCCGGCTATGTGGTCGACCGCGCCTATGACGGCGAGGAGGGGCACTTCCTTGGCGAGACCGAGCCTTACGATGCCGTGGTCCTCGATATCGGCCTGCCGCAGATGGACGGCATCAGCGTCGTCGAGCGCTGGCGCCGCGGCGACCGCAAGATGCCGGTGCTGATCCTGACCGCGCGCGACCGCTGGAGCGACAAGGTGGCCGGCATCGACGCCGGCGCCGACGACTATGTGACCAAACCCTTCCACATCGAGGAAGTGCTGGCGCGGGTGCGGGCGCTGATCCGCCGCGCGGCCGGCCATGCATCGTCGGAGCTCACTTGCGGGCCGCTGCGCCTCGACACCAAGGCGTCCAAGGCCGACGTCAACGGCGTGCCGCTCAAACTCACCTCGCACGAGTTCCGGCTGCTCGCCTACTTGATGCATCATATGGGCGAGGTGGTGTCGCGCACCGAACTGGTCGAGCATCTCTACGACCAGGATTTCGACCGCGATTCCAACACTATCGAGGTGTTTGTCGGCCGACTTCGCAAGAAGATGGGCATCGACATGATCGAAACCGTGCGGGGCATGGGCTATCGCATGCGTGAGCCGGAGGCGTGA
- a CDS encoding heme lyase CcmF/NrfE family subunit: MVETGHFALVLAFALSLVQMLVPLVGARTGNQRLMAVGGPVTVTGFALTALSFAALASAYAGSDFSVASVWENSHSLQPMIYKITGTWGNHEGSMLLWVLILTFFGALVAVFGNNLPSTLKANVLAVQGMIGAAFFLFILATSNPFIRLNPAPIEGRDLNPILQDLGLAIHPPMLYLGYVGFSICFSFSVAALIEGRIDASWARWVRPWTLVAWMFLTGGIAMGSYWAYYELGWGGFWFWDPVENASFMPWLAGTALLHSAIVMEKRSALKIWTLLLAILTFSLSLLGTFLVRSGVLTSVHAFATDPARGVFILCILTLFIGGSLALFALRASRLTAGGLFHPISREGALVLNNLFLTTATATVLVGTLYPLALEALTGGKISVGAPFFDLTFGPLMLPLLAIVPFGPLLAWKRGDVIAASQRLMAAFALAIAAMLVTGLFIDGASVFAALGVGLAVWLVAGALTDLAVKSGFGSVAPGIMLRRFAGLPRSVFGTALAHLGLGLTLLGIVGTLCFGTEKILSMHPGETLELSGHTLRFEGLSPQKGPNFTEDRGRFLLVGADGNADGAITSAKRFYPVRQTVTTESGIRTIGLSQLYLSLGDENNDGSVVVRLWWKPLVTLIWGGGLVMMAGAAMSLLDRRLRVGAPAKRRKLVAAVANPT; encoded by the coding sequence ATGGTTGAGACCGGACATTTCGCGCTCGTGCTGGCCTTCGCTCTGTCGCTGGTGCAGATGCTGGTGCCGCTCGTCGGCGCCCGCACCGGTAATCAGCGCTTGATGGCGGTCGGCGGTCCGGTCACGGTCACCGGCTTCGCGTTGACCGCGCTGTCCTTCGCTGCCCTCGCCAGCGCCTATGCCGGCTCCGACTTCTCGGTGGCGAGCGTGTGGGAGAACTCCCATTCGCTGCAGCCGATGATCTACAAGATCACCGGCACCTGGGGGAACCACGAAGGCTCGATGCTGCTGTGGGTGCTGATTCTGACCTTCTTCGGCGCGCTGGTCGCGGTCTTCGGCAACAACCTGCCGTCAACGCTCAAGGCCAATGTACTGGCCGTGCAGGGCATGATCGGCGCTGCCTTCTTCCTGTTCATCCTGGCGACATCCAACCCTTTCATCCGCCTCAACCCGGCGCCGATCGAGGGCCGCGACCTTAATCCGATCCTGCAGGATCTCGGCCTCGCTATCCATCCGCCGATGCTCTATCTCGGCTATGTCGGCTTCTCGATCTGCTTCTCTTTTTCGGTTGCCGCACTGATCGAGGGGCGCATCGACGCCTCCTGGGCACGCTGGGTGCGACCCTGGACACTGGTCGCCTGGATGTTCCTTACCGGCGGCATCGCCATGGGTTCCTACTGGGCCTATTACGAGCTCGGCTGGGGTGGCTTCTGGTTCTGGGATCCGGTCGAGAACGCCTCCTTCATGCCCTGGCTCGCCGGTACCGCGCTGCTTCATTCGGCGATCGTCATGGAGAAGCGTTCGGCGCTGAAGATCTGGACGCTGCTGCTCGCCATCCTGACCTTCTCGCTGTCGCTGCTCGGCACTTTCCTAGTGCGTTCCGGCGTGCTGACCTCGGTGCACGCCTTCGCCACCGATCCGGCGCGCGGCGTCTTCATCCTGTGCATCCTGACGCTGTTCATCGGCGGCTCGCTGGCGCTGTTTGCGCTGCGCGCCTCACGGCTGACGGCGGGCGGCCTGTTCCATCCGATCTCGCGCGAGGGCGCGCTGGTGCTGAACAACCTCTTTCTCACCACCGCCACGGCGACGGTGCTGGTCGGCACGCTCTACCCGTTGGCGCTGGAGGCGCTCACCGGCGGCAAGATCTCGGTCGGCGCGCCGTTCTTCGATCTGACCTTCGGCCCGCTGATGCTGCCGCTGCTCGCGATCGTGCCGTTCGGCCCCTTGCTCGCCTGGAAGCGCGGCGACGTCATCGCCGCCTCGCAGCGGCTGATGGCCGCCTTCGCCCTGGCGATCGCCGCAATGCTGGTCACTGGCCTGTTCATCGACGGCGCCTCGGTCTTCGCGGCACTCGGCGTCGGCCTCGCCGTCTGGCTGGTCGCCGGCGCACTGACCGATCTTGCGGTCAAATCCGGTTTCGGCTCGGTGGCGCCGGGCATCATGCTGCGCCGCTTCGCCGGCCTGCCGCGCTCCGTCTTCGGCACGGCGCTGGCGCATCTCGGCCTCGGGCTGACCTTGCTCGGCATTGTCGGCACGCTCTGCTTCGGCACGGAGAAAATCCTCTCGATGCATCCCGGCGAGACGCTGGAGCTCTCCGGCCACACGCTGCGCTTCGAAGGGCTCTCCCCGCAGAAAGGCCCGAATTTCACCGAGGATCGCGGCCGCTTCCTGCTGGTAGGCGCCGACGGCAACGCCGATGGCGCAATCACCTCCGCGAAACGCTTCTATCCGGTGCGCCAGACGGTGACGACGGAGTCCGGCATCAGGACGATTGGGTTGAGCCAGCTTTATCTGTCGCTCGGCGACGAGAACAACGACGGCTCCGTCGTCGTGCGCCTCTGGTGGAAGCCGCTGGTGACGCTGATCTGGGGCGGCGGACTGGTGATGATGGCGGGCGCCGCCATGTCGCTGCTCGACCGTCGCCTGCGCGTCGGCGCGCCGGCAAAGCGGCGCAAGCTGGTCGCAGCCGTGGCTAACCCGACATGA
- a CDS encoding ATP-binding protein: MSRRRDAEPLKPTIGAGLSKLRLWPRSLTFRVIAFSTIWAILTLVVIFTLITTLYRQASERGFDSLLSAHLFNLIGSVGISDNGALTGSPDLGDLRFSEPNSGWYWSVEPASEGVHGEIHSSSMTTSLLSPSVAEVPFNSNFQRSYSMEGIKGEQLEVFESEFVLDAKNRAARFRVMGNHSELEQEIASFQRRLLTYLSLFGVGMIAINAIAILLGLQPLRRVRNALAMVREGTAQRLDGSFPAEIEPLANETNALIENNRRIVERSRTQVGNLAHSLKTPLAVLINEGRALGGAKGQLIAEQAASMQKQVDHYLQRARVAAQRDSVVFRTPVSPLVERMVRVLRKLNPQSKLILSLPSAEIVFAGEREDLEELLGNLLDNAMKWAKGAVAVTIATISGSGNLFEIVIEDDGPGIPEDSAREVLKRGKRLDETKPGTGLGLAIVADLVNEYGGSLALERSGMGGLRAVVRLRSLQ; encoded by the coding sequence GTGAGCCGGAGGCGTGACGCGGAACCGCTGAAGCCAACCATAGGCGCGGGGCTGTCGAAGCTGCGGCTCTGGCCGCGCTCGCTGACCTTCCGCGTCATCGCCTTTTCCACCATCTGGGCGATCCTGACGCTGGTCGTCATCTTCACCCTCATCACCACGCTTTACCGCCAGGCCAGCGAACGCGGCTTCGACAGCCTGCTTTCGGCGCATCTGTTCAACCTGATCGGTTCCGTCGGCATTTCCGACAACGGCGCGCTGACCGGCTCGCCCGACCTCGGCGACCTGCGCTTTTCCGAGCCGAATTCCGGCTGGTACTGGTCGGTCGAGCCTGCTTCCGAAGGCGTGCATGGCGAAATCCATTCGTCCTCGATGACGACTTCACTCCTGTCGCCGAGCGTCGCGGAAGTGCCCTTCAACTCGAACTTCCAGCGCAGCTATTCGATGGAGGGCATAAAGGGCGAGCAGCTCGAAGTTTTCGAGAGCGAGTTCGTGCTGGACGCGAAGAACCGCGCCGCTCGTTTCCGCGTCATGGGCAATCACAGCGAGCTCGAGCAGGAGATCGCCAGCTTCCAGCGCCGCCTGCTCACCTATCTGTCGCTGTTCGGCGTCGGCATGATCGCCATCAACGCCATCGCCATCCTCTTGGGTCTCCAGCCTTTGCGCCGGGTCCGCAATGCGCTGGCCATGGTGCGCGAAGGCACCGCCCAGCGGCTCGACGGCAGCTTCCCGGCCGAGATCGAGCCGCTCGCCAACGAGACCAATGCGTTGATCGAGAACAACCGGCGCATCGTCGAGCGCTCGCGCACCCAGGTCGGCAACCTTGCCCATTCGCTGAAGACGCCGCTCGCCGTGCTGATCAATGAGGGCCGGGCGCTTGGCGGCGCCAAGGGTCAGTTGATCGCCGAGCAGGCCGCCTCCATGCAGAAACAGGTCGACCACTATCTGCAGCGCGCCCGCGTCGCCGCGCAGCGCGACAGCGTCGTCTTCCGCACGCCGGTTTCGCCGCTGGTCGAGCGCATGGTGCGCGTGCTGCGGAAACTCAACCCGCAATCCAAGCTGATCCTGTCGCTGCCGTCGGCGGAGATCGTCTTTGCCGGCGAGCGCGAGGATCTGGAGGAACTGCTCGGCAATCTGCTCGACAATGCGATGAAATGGGCTAAAGGCGCCGTCGCCGTGACGATCGCCACTATTTCGGGAAGCGGCAACCTGTTTGAGATCGTTATAGAGGATGACGGCCCGGGCATTCCCGAGGACAGTGCGCGGGAGGTGTTGAAGCGTGGCAAGAGACTCGATGAGACGAAGCCGGGAACAGGGCTCGGGCTCGCCATTGTCGCCGACCTCGTCAACGAGTATGGAGGCTCGCTGGCGCTGGAACGGTCCGGCATGGGCGGCTTGAGGGCGGTGGTGAGATTGCGGAGCCTTCAATGA
- a CDS encoding GcvT family protein, with amino-acid sequence MKSHYRAVVIGGGVVGASVLYHLTRFGWSDVALIERAELTAGSTWHAAAGFHALNADPNVAALQDYTIKLYREIEAESGQNAGLHMTGGVNMASDPQRWEWLKSAWAVFQSVGIETARLVTPEEIKEICPIVDVSDVLGGLYDSNEGHLDPYGTTHAYAGAARKRGADVILRNRVIELKQRADGGWDVVTEKGTIVTEHVVNAGGLWAKQVGLMAGVDLPVTPMEHHYFVTEDIPEVAALDKELGLAVDLDGFSYLRQERKGVLLGVYEQNPKHWNMDGAPWDYGIELIPEDIDRISPELSKAYQRFPCLAKAGIRKWVNGAFTFTPDGNPLVGPVRGLKNYWVACGVMAGFSQGGGVGKSLAEWMIYGEPQADIFGMDIARYGAFAANREYLRQTTGQFYARRFVMTFPNERLPAGRPLKRPGAYDGMSAAGAEWTASWGLEIPAYFAPMGFREETTLKRSNAFEIVGDEVLQVRRAAGLVDTTAFSRYAVSGPGAEAWLDRLLACRLPKPGRAKLAPMLGSDGRLKGDLTVLNWAGGEYWIMGSYYLREFHMRWFEAHIAEGVSITDISDAMSGFLVTGPNARRIVERTTHQDISAKTLPFMACGVFDIGMARARVARLSIAGELGFEINCPTTLHSSLRETLLAAGEDLGLAEIGYYALNSLRLEKSFGIWSREFTQGYTPGQTGLDRFIAFDKGDFIGRQAALKEREVGVSRRIVTLEVDAVDADASGFEPVWSKGRRVGFVTSGGYGYTIGKSVALALLDDDFAGEGTELSVHIVGVERPARVIAGSPYDAEGKAMRQ; translated from the coding sequence GTGAAATCCCATTACCGGGCAGTCGTCATCGGGGGAGGCGTGGTCGGCGCCTCGGTGCTCTACCATCTTACGCGGTTTGGCTGGAGCGACGTCGCGCTGATCGAGCGCGCCGAGCTGACGGCTGGCTCGACCTGGCATGCGGCCGCCGGCTTCCACGCGCTCAACGCCGATCCCAATGTCGCGGCGCTGCAGGACTACACGATCAAACTCTACCGCGAGATCGAGGCCGAGTCGGGCCAGAATGCCGGCCTGCACATGACCGGCGGCGTCAACATGGCGAGCGACCCGCAGCGCTGGGAATGGCTGAAATCGGCCTGGGCGGTGTTTCAGTCCGTCGGCATCGAGACGGCCCGACTGGTAACGCCCGAGGAGATCAAGGAGATCTGCCCGATCGTCGATGTCAGCGACGTGCTCGGCGGCCTCTATGATTCCAACGAGGGCCATCTCGATCCTTATGGCACCACGCACGCCTATGCCGGCGCCGCCAGGAAGCGCGGCGCCGATGTGATCCTGCGCAACCGCGTCATCGAGCTGAAACAGCGCGCCGATGGCGGCTGGGACGTGGTCACCGAAAAGGGCACGATCGTCACCGAGCATGTCGTCAATGCCGGCGGCCTGTGGGCCAAGCAGGTCGGGCTGATGGCCGGCGTCGACCTTCCGGTGACGCCGATGGAACACCATTATTTCGTCACCGAGGACATTCCCGAAGTCGCAGCCCTCGACAAGGAGCTCGGCCTGGCCGTCGATCTCGACGGCTTCTCCTACCTGCGTCAGGAGCGCAAAGGCGTGCTGCTCGGCGTCTACGAGCAGAACCCGAAACACTGGAACATGGACGGCGCGCCCTGGGATTACGGCATCGAGCTGATCCCCGAGGACATCGACCGCATCAGCCCGGAGCTCTCCAAGGCCTATCAGCGCTTCCCCTGCCTGGCGAAGGCCGGCATCCGCAAATGGGTGAACGGCGCCTTCACCTTCACGCCGGACGGCAATCCGCTAGTCGGCCCGGTCAGGGGGCTGAAGAACTACTGGGTCGCCTGCGGCGTCATGGCCGGCTTCAGCCAGGGCGGCGGCGTCGGCAAGTCGCTGGCCGAGTGGATGATCTACGGCGAGCCGCAAGCCGACATCTTCGGCATGGACATCGCCCGCTATGGCGCCTTCGCCGCCAACCGCGAGTATCTGCGGCAAACCACGGGCCAGTTCTATGCCCGCCGCTTCGTCATGACCTTCCCCAACGAGCGCCTGCCTGCCGGCCGACCGCTGAAGCGTCCGGGCGCCTATGACGGCATGAGCGCCGCCGGCGCCGAATGGACGGCGTCCTGGGGCCTGGAGATCCCGGCCTACTTCGCGCCGATGGGATTCCGCGAGGAGACGACGCTGAAGCGCTCCAACGCTTTCGAGATCGTCGGCGACGAGGTGCTGCAGGTCCGCCGCGCCGCCGGCCTCGTCGATACGACGGCCTTCTCGCGCTATGCCGTGTCAGGCCCGGGCGCCGAGGCCTGGCTCGACCGGCTGCTCGCCTGCCGGCTGCCGAAGCCCGGCCGCGCGAAGCTGGCGCCGATGCTTGGGTCCGACGGCCGGCTGAAGGGGGATCTCACCGTGCTCAACTGGGCCGGCGGCGAATACTGGATCATGGGCTCCTACTATTTGCGCGAATTCCACATGCGCTGGTTCGAGGCGCACATCGCCGAAGGCGTCTCCATCACCGACATCTCGGACGCCATGTCCGGCTTCCTCGTCACCGGTCCGAACGCACGCCGGATCGTCGAACGCACTACCCATCAGGACATCTCCGCCAAAACCCTGCCGTTCATGGCTTGCGGCGTGTTCGACATCGGCATGGCGCGGGCCCGGGTGGCGCGGCTGTCCATTGCCGGCGAGCTCGGCTTCGAGATCAACTGCCCGACCACCCTGCATTCGAGCCTGCGTGAGACGCTGCTTGCCGCCGGCGAGGACCTCGGCCTCGCCGAGATCGGCTATTACGCGCTGAATTCGCTCAGGCTGGAAAAGAGTTTCGGCATCTGGTCGCGCGAATTCACGCAAGGCTACACGCCCGGCCAGACCGGGCTCGACCGCTTCATCGCCTTCGACAAGGGCGATTTCATCGGCCGCCAGGCCGCGCTCAAGGAGCGCGAGGTGGGCGTCTCGCGACGGATCGTGACGCTTGAGGTCGACGCTGTCGACGCCGATGCCAGCGGCTTCGAGCCGGTCTGGTCCAAGGGCCGGCGCGTCGGCTTCGTCACCTCCGGCGGCTACGGCTACACGATCGGCAAGAGCGTCGCCCTGGCGTTGCTCGATGACGATTTCGCCGGTGAGGGGACGGAACTTTCCGTACACATTGTCGGGGTCGAACGGCCGGCGCGCGTCATCGCGGGCTCGCCCTACGACGCTGAAGGCAAGGCGATGCGGCAATGA